One genomic window of Moorella glycerini includes the following:
- a CDS encoding DUF4446 family protein yields the protein MAALTSLLAPYYIPILLGLAGLQLLIILFLWYNHAEVRRLEGRIKRLAETGEGHDLTAVLARFHDLGEIKKALEQVHEKAADLQVGLEKSFSRMGLIRFNAFPDTGSDLSFALALLNREGHGFILTSLYARDETRVFIKPVHGGRSTYRLSEEEEKALAMALGLLTPEKAAS from the coding sequence TTGGCGGCACTTACTTCTTTACTGGCACCCTATTATATCCCTATCCTCCTGGGGCTGGCCGGCTTGCAATTGCTTATCATCCTTTTTCTCTGGTATAACCATGCTGAGGTAAGGCGCCTGGAAGGACGCATCAAGCGTTTAGCTGAAACTGGCGAAGGCCACGACCTGACTGCCGTCCTGGCGCGCTTTCATGACCTCGGGGAGATAAAGAAAGCCCTTGAACAGGTGCACGAAAAGGCAGCCGATCTCCAGGTGGGCCTGGAAAAAAGTTTCAGCCGCATGGGCTTGATCCGCTTTAATGCCTTTCCCGATACCGGCAGCGATTTGAGTTTTGCCCTGGCCCTCCTTAACAGGGAAGGGCACGGTTTTATCCTCACCAGCCTTTATGCCCGGGACGAGACTCGCGTCTTTATTAAACCCGTTCACGGTGGGCGTTCGACTTACCGCCTGAGCGAAGAGGAAGAAAAGGCCCTGGCCATGGCCCTCGGCTTGCTGACGCCGGAAAAGGCAGCCAGTTAG
- the yyaC gene encoding spore protease YyaC: MALLPFFTSNQPEATLPPKIKYYYQDPVAVEKLSQTLAGHLQELNPQGKQPIVVVCIGTDRSTGDCLGPLVGTNLLRMPSLPFAVYGTLDEPVHASNLTEKLAYIKTHHPDPIIIAVDACLGQAENVGTITLAPGALRPGAGVNKNLPAVGDIHFTGIVNVGGYMEYFVLQNTRLSIVMRMAQQIASAIYQGVCLVCKQRSIAVAQVLQ, encoded by the coding sequence ATGGCACTGTTACCTTTTTTCACCTCTAATCAACCTGAGGCAACCCTCCCTCCTAAGATTAAATATTACTACCAGGACCCCGTGGCAGTGGAAAAATTAAGCCAGACCCTGGCTGGGCACCTGCAGGAGCTTAACCCTCAGGGTAAACAACCCATTGTCGTTGTATGTATTGGTACTGATCGTTCAACGGGTGACTGCCTGGGGCCCCTGGTAGGCACCAATCTTTTACGCATGCCCAGTTTGCCCTTTGCGGTGTACGGGACCCTGGACGAGCCAGTTCACGCCAGCAACCTGACGGAAAAACTGGCCTATATTAAGACCCACCATCCTGATCCCATAATCATCGCCGTTGATGCCTGCCTGGGACAGGCGGAAAATGTCGGCACCATTACCCTGGCCCCGGGGGCTTTAAGACCCGGCGCCGGGGTGAATAAAAATCTCCCGGCTGTAGGAGACATTCACTTTACGGGCATTGTCAACGTCGGCGGCTACATGGAATATTTTGTCCTCCAGAATACCCGCCTGTCCATTGTCATGCGCATGGCCCAGCAAATTGCCAGCGCCATTTACCAGGGTGTGTGCCTGGTTTGCAAGCAGCGCAGTATTGCCGTTGCCCAGGTCCTGCAGTAG
- a CDS encoding GerMN domain-containing protein, with protein MKADHPGNWRWGWSRVVLVLLLLVQVVLSGGCFSKPKPATQDLPGKTAKERRPLLYDRELSQVLVYYLTRDGAYLVPVTVTFNPTREVAKVAVEKLLAGPQVDGLKGVIPDGVKLRDVYLLDNQQTVYVDLTKELLQVKDSGQAERAIKALVLTLTGLDNVRYVQVLVEGQAVPEVGGVKLDPPLARPATINSLLKKDNQQGVQVYFNDASANFLVPVTVALPPGATGSDLPRAAILALLAGPPPDSRLVRTIWPGTRLLDLKIEHGLATVNFSREVTGYGGGSTAETALLNSLLFTLTQFPEINRVQLLIEGQKREYLPEGSAIDKPLSRPEQLNFLKH; from the coding sequence ATGAAGGCAGACCACCCGGGAAACTGGCGCTGGGGGTGGTCGCGAGTAGTACTGGTATTATTGCTACTGGTACAGGTTGTGCTTAGCGGCGGTTGTTTCAGCAAACCCAAACCTGCTACCCAGGATTTGCCCGGCAAAACTGCCAAAGAGAGACGCCCGTTGTTATATGACAGGGAATTGAGCCAGGTTTTAGTGTATTACCTGACCCGGGATGGAGCTTATCTGGTACCGGTAACGGTTACCTTTAACCCGACCCGCGAAGTAGCTAAAGTAGCGGTGGAAAAACTCCTCGCCGGTCCCCAGGTGGATGGTTTAAAGGGAGTAATACCGGACGGCGTTAAGCTGAGGGATGTTTATCTTTTAGATAACCAGCAGACGGTATATGTAGATTTAACAAAAGAATTGTTGCAGGTGAAGGATAGCGGGCAGGCAGAAAGGGCGATTAAAGCCCTGGTTTTAACTTTGACCGGTCTGGATAATGTGCGCTATGTACAAGTTCTGGTCGAGGGGCAGGCTGTGCCGGAGGTTGGCGGGGTAAAACTTGATCCACCCCTGGCCCGGCCGGCCACAATTAACAGCCTCTTAAAAAAAGATAACCAGCAGGGTGTCCAGGTCTACTTTAATGACGCCAGCGCCAACTTCCTGGTACCGGTCACAGTGGCGCTGCCGCCCGGAGCCACGGGAAGCGATCTGCCCCGGGCGGCTATCCTGGCCTTGCTGGCCGGGCCGCCGCCGGATAGCAGGCTGGTGCGGACCATCTGGCCCGGGACCAGGCTCCTGGATTTAAAAATTGAGCACGGCCTGGCCACTGTGAATTTCAGTCGCGAGGTAACAGGCTATGGCGGGGGTAGTACGGCCGAAACCGCCCTTCTTAATTCCCTCCTCTTTACCTTAACCCAGTTCCCGGAGATTAACAGGGTACAGCTGTTGATTGAGGGGCAGAAACGCGAATATTTACCGGAGGGCTCAGCTATTGACAAACCCCTGTCCCGGCCGGAGCAATTAAATTTTCTTAAACACTAG
- the selB gene encoding selenocysteine-specific translation elongation factor — translation MDYIIVGTAGHVDHGKTVLVKALTGVDTDRLKEEKERGISIELGFAPLTLPSGRQLGLVDVPGHERFIRQMLAGVGGMDLVMLVVAADEGVMPQTREHLAIIDLLQVKQGIIVLTKIDLVDAEWLELVREEVRQAVRGTVLADAPIIPVSALTGEGIAELLARLEALAATTPPRPAKGGVRLPVDRVFSITGFGTVVTGTLWSGTIRIGDELEVQPEGIKTKVRNLQVHGKNVKEALAGQRVAVNLAGIEKEAISRGSSLLTPGFLRPTYRLDASFKLLAGARTLVNRSRIRFYLGTAEVLGRIILLDREELKGGEKAFVQLLMEEPVVATRADRFILRSYSPMETIGGGLVIDPAPPRHRRFEPSVLASLKQRLEGSPEEILAQIVREYRDGLDWQEAAARAALTPQETRKLLQDMATAGQLTLLAADNDLYAVSNERLAAWWQEAARALADFHRQYPLRPGLAREELRSRYFSRLPARAFQALLERWSREGRIQLTASTVALADFKPEFSSRQKELLQALAERYRSARWQPPGFNEVAAAYNLVPAELEELLHYLTREGVLVKINDEFYWHREAFEEALAVVKNLGLAGPFGLAEVRDALGSSRKYVLPFLEYLDRIKLTRRQGDRRVVIAN, via the coding sequence TTGGACTACATTATTGTCGGGACTGCCGGTCATGTTGACCACGGCAAGACGGTGCTGGTCAAGGCCTTAACCGGCGTTGATACGGACCGGCTCAAAGAGGAAAAGGAACGCGGCATATCCATCGAGCTGGGCTTTGCTCCCCTGACTTTACCCAGCGGGCGCCAGTTAGGCCTGGTGGATGTACCCGGCCATGAACGTTTTATTCGCCAGATGCTGGCCGGTGTCGGCGGCATGGACCTGGTCATGCTGGTGGTGGCGGCCGACGAAGGCGTGATGCCCCAGACCAGGGAACACCTGGCCATCATTGACCTGCTGCAGGTTAAGCAGGGTATCATTGTGCTCACGAAAATCGACCTGGTGGATGCCGAGTGGCTGGAACTGGTCCGGGAAGAGGTGCGCCAGGCCGTCCGGGGAACAGTACTGGCAGACGCCCCCATCATACCTGTGTCCGCCCTGACCGGAGAAGGGATAGCCGAGCTCCTGGCCCGGCTGGAGGCCCTGGCGGCAACAACTCCACCCCGGCCGGCAAAAGGCGGGGTAAGGCTCCCCGTCGACCGGGTTTTTTCCATTACCGGTTTTGGCACGGTAGTTACCGGTACCCTCTGGTCAGGAACCATCCGGATCGGGGACGAGCTGGAGGTCCAGCCGGAAGGTATAAAGACCAAGGTCCGCAACCTCCAGGTCCATGGTAAGAATGTCAAAGAAGCCCTGGCCGGCCAGCGGGTAGCCGTAAATTTAGCCGGCATAGAAAAGGAAGCCATCAGCCGGGGCAGTTCCCTGCTGACCCCGGGCTTTTTGCGGCCTACCTATCGCCTGGATGCCAGTTTTAAGCTTTTGGCAGGCGCCCGTACCCTGGTTAACCGCAGTCGCATCCGTTTTTACCTGGGCACGGCCGAGGTTCTGGGGAGAATTATCCTCCTTGATCGTGAGGAATTAAAGGGCGGGGAAAAGGCCTTTGTTCAGCTGCTCATGGAGGAGCCGGTGGTGGCTACCCGGGCCGATCGCTTTATCTTGCGCAGCTATTCGCCCATGGAAACCATTGGCGGCGGGCTGGTCATTGACCCGGCACCGCCCCGGCACCGCCGTTTTGAGCCATCCGTCCTGGCTTCCTTAAAGCAGCGCCTGGAAGGTTCGCCGGAGGAAATCCTGGCCCAGATTGTCCGGGAGTACCGGGATGGCCTGGACTGGCAGGAAGCGGCAGCCAGGGCGGCCTTAACGCCGCAGGAAACCAGGAAATTGTTGCAGGATATGGCTACCGCGGGACAGCTCACCTTGCTGGCTGCCGATAACGACCTGTATGCGGTGAGCAATGAACGCCTGGCTGCCTGGTGGCAGGAGGCGGCCCGGGCCCTGGCTGATTTTCACCGCCAGTATCCCCTGCGTCCCGGCCTGGCCAGGGAGGAATTACGTTCCCGTTATTTCTCCCGCCTGCCGGCGCGGGCCTTCCAGGCCCTGCTGGAACGATGGTCGCGGGAAGGCCGTATTCAACTGACGGCCAGCACGGTGGCCCTGGCTGATTTTAAACCCGAGTTTAGCTCCCGGCAAAAAGAACTTTTACAAGCCCTGGCAGAACGTTACCGGTCGGCCCGCTGGCAGCCCCCTGGTTTTAATGAAGTAGCAGCTGCTTACAACCTGGTCCCGGCAGAACTGGAAGAGCTCCTTCACTACCTGACGCGGGAAGGAGTGCTGGTTAAAATCAATGACGAGTTTTACTGGCACCGGGAGGCCTTTGAGGAGGCCCTGGCGGTAGTTAAAAATTTAGGCCTGGCCGGCCCCTTTGGCCTGGCGGAAGTAAGGGACGCCCTGGGCAGCTCCCGTAAATATGTCCTGCCTTTTTTAGAGTACCTGGACCGGATAAAATTGACCCGCCGCCAGGGGGACAGGCGGGTGGTTATTGCCAATTGA
- the selA gene encoding L-seryl-tRNA(Sec) selenium transferase, whose product MEQPKNLLRQLPAVDQMLRHPLLRELSQQDHNLVVACTRQVLAGWREKILAAGIEPPDPEELAREIRNRYKASSRSSLRAVINATGIVLHTNLGRSVLSQAAAEAALMAARRYTNLEFNLARGQRGNRYDHVAGLLQELTGAEAALVVNNNAAAVFLSLATLAAGRETIISRGQLVEIGGSFRVPEVMAQSGTRLVEVGTTNKTYLRDYEAAMGPDTALLLKVHPSNYRIQGFTHEVTTAELVDLGRRRQVPVMEDLGSGFLVDLENYGISGEPTVQAEIKQGVDLLTFSGDKLLGGPQAGIILGRRELVAAIARHPLTRALRVDKMTLAALETTLRVYRHPDRAVREIPTLAALVARPEALRRQAEQLQALLAGVLGARARVGIKAITSQAGGGSLPLTELPSWGVTVKPEQLTIEELAGRLRQTDPPVVARVQDDTLILDVRTLLPGEGEELARALAEALGEKER is encoded by the coding sequence ATGGAACAGCCCAAAAACCTTTTGCGGCAATTACCGGCAGTAGACCAGATGTTGCGGCATCCCCTGCTCCGGGAATTATCCCAACAAGACCATAACCTGGTGGTAGCCTGTACCCGCCAGGTCCTGGCTGGCTGGCGGGAGAAAATACTGGCTGCAGGAATTGAGCCGCCGGACCCGGAAGAGCTGGCGCGGGAAATAAGGAACAGGTACAAAGCCAGCAGCCGCAGCAGCCTGCGAGCGGTCATTAATGCTACCGGTATTGTTTTACATACCAACCTGGGCCGGTCTGTTTTAAGCCAGGCCGCTGCGGAAGCAGCCCTGATGGCAGCCCGGCGCTATACCAACCTGGAATTTAACCTGGCAAGGGGACAGCGGGGTAACCGTTATGATCATGTGGCCGGTTTGCTCCAGGAACTGACCGGTGCCGAAGCAGCCCTGGTGGTTAACAACAACGCTGCCGCCGTCTTCCTAAGCCTGGCCACCCTGGCTGCCGGCAGGGAGACCATTATTTCCCGGGGCCAGCTGGTGGAAATCGGCGGCTCCTTCCGGGTACCTGAGGTTATGGCCCAGAGCGGCACCAGGCTGGTAGAAGTGGGTACTACCAATAAGACCTACCTGCGGGACTACGAGGCTGCCATGGGGCCGGATACAGCCCTCCTCCTCAAAGTTCACCCCAGCAATTATCGCATCCAGGGCTTTACCCATGAGGTGACCACGGCCGAACTGGTTGACCTGGGCCGGCGCCGGCAGGTACCCGTCATGGAAGACCTGGGCAGCGGTTTTCTGGTGGACCTGGAGAACTACGGCATTTCCGGCGAACCGACTGTGCAGGCAGAAATTAAACAGGGAGTAGACCTTTTAACCTTCAGCGGGGACAAGTTGCTGGGCGGGCCGCAGGCGGGGATTATCCTGGGCCGCCGGGAACTGGTGGCCGCCATTGCCCGTCACCCTTTAACCCGCGCCCTGCGGGTTGATAAAATGACCCTGGCCGCCCTGGAGACAACCCTGCGGGTTTATCGTCACCCGGACCGGGCCGTCCGGGAGATCCCCACCCTGGCCGCCCTGGTAGCCCGGCCGGAGGCCTTACGCCGGCAGGCGGAACAGTTGCAGGCCTTGCTGGCAGGAGTGCTGGGTGCCCGGGCGCGGGTAGGCATAAAAGCGATCACCTCCCAGGCCGGAGGTGGTTCCCTGCCGTTAACTGAACTGCCGTCCTGGGGTGTAACCGTCAAACCGGAGCAGTTGACGATAGAGGAGCTGGCCGGGCGCCTGCGGCAAACAGATCCGCCGGTAGTGGCGCGGGTCCAGGACGATACCTTAATCCTTGACGTCCGCACCCTCCTGCCCGGTGAAGGAGAAGAACTGGCCCGCGCCCTGGCAGAGGCCCTGGGAGAGAAGGAGCGATAG
- a CDS encoding Hsp20/alpha crystallin family protein yields MSIAPWRPWRELADIREAMFRNLMPGLWEVGPRFDIYQTDREVVATAELPGLTSKDDVEITATEDTLAIRGEIRRSEETEDQNYHRAERFYGTFARTVSLPAKVEPEKATATYKNGILEVRIPRAENQRQRRIPINLH; encoded by the coding sequence ATGAGTATCGCTCCCTGGCGCCCCTGGCGCGAACTGGCCGATATCCGCGAGGCCATGTTCCGTAACCTCATGCCCGGCCTCTGGGAAGTCGGCCCCCGCTTTGACATCTACCAGACCGACAGGGAAGTGGTGGCCACGGCAGAATTACCGGGCCTGACATCCAAGGACGATGTGGAGATCACTGCCACCGAAGACACCCTGGCCATTCGGGGTGAAATTCGCCGCAGCGAAGAAACAGAGGATCAGAATTACCACCGCGCCGAGCGCTTTTACGGTACCTTTGCCCGGACCGTCAGCCTGCCAGCCAAGGTAGAACCGGAAAAAGCAACGGCGACTTATAAAAACGGTATCCTGGAGGTCCGTATACCCAGGGCAGAAAACCAGCGGCAGCGGCGCATCCCCATTAATCTCCACTAG
- a CDS encoding YkvI family membrane protein yields MVLILRDELAVAVAVVGTMVGAGFASGQELVQFFVILGPQAPAAIILMGTLLILATSQVRRLALKWRTNSYHDFLVVLLGNWEKPADLATGAFLFGGLAIMLAGSGAVARQYFGFAPITGILACIVLAFLASLGQGRGLLLLNALLVPVMLVIMTVTAAVAIMSRPGPFAAAPPAPPGGLISSNWVLNACLYVTYNMAGVAVLLTSLPASRQGVLGAGLGGLVLGVLAYLLVTALAVLSPAGLRAELPLLYLVSGLQPGLFHLYALALWLAIVTTAASDLYGLATRLGQIPALPPWRAAVVILILALPVATCGFINLVSWIYPLFGYLGLCLLILSLIRRL; encoded by the coding sequence GTGGTCCTGATCCTTAGGGACGAACTGGCTGTAGCCGTAGCGGTAGTGGGAACCATGGTCGGGGCCGGCTTTGCTTCCGGCCAGGAACTGGTCCAGTTTTTCGTGATCCTGGGGCCGCAGGCCCCGGCGGCCATAATTTTAATGGGGACCCTTTTAATCCTGGCTACCAGCCAGGTACGCCGCCTGGCCCTGAAGTGGCGTACTAACTCTTACCATGATTTCCTGGTGGTACTCCTGGGCAACTGGGAGAAACCGGCCGACCTGGCCACAGGCGCCTTCCTGTTTGGTGGCCTGGCTATTATGCTGGCCGGGTCCGGCGCCGTGGCCCGGCAGTATTTTGGTTTCGCGCCCATTACCGGGATTCTGGCCTGCATTGTCCTGGCTTTCCTGGCCAGCCTGGGCCAGGGCCGCGGCCTGCTGCTTTTAAATGCCCTGCTGGTACCGGTTATGCTGGTAATTATGACTGTAACCGCTGCTGTTGCCATCATGTCCCGGCCAGGGCCATTTGCTGCTGCCCCGCCTGCACCACCAGGGGGGCTCATCAGCAGCAACTGGGTCCTCAACGCCTGCCTCTACGTTACTTATAATATGGCTGGTGTTGCGGTTTTACTTACCTCCCTGCCGGCCTCCCGCCAGGGGGTCCTGGGGGCCGGCCTGGGCGGGCTTGTGCTGGGCGTCCTGGCGTACTTGCTGGTGACGGCCCTGGCGGTTTTAAGTCCTGCGGGCCTGCGGGCAGAACTACCTTTATTGTACCTGGTGTCCGGCCTGCAACCCGGACTTTTTCACCTTTATGCCCTGGCCCTCTGGCTGGCTATCGTGACGACGGCGGCAAGTGATCTTTACGGGCTGGCGACAAGGCTGGGGCAAATTCCCGCCCTTCCACCCTGGCGGGCGGCGGTAGTAATTCTCATCCTGGCTTTGCCGGTGGCTACTTGTGGCTTTATCAACCTGGTAAGCTGGATTTACCCCCTTTTCGGTTACCTGGGCCTGTGCTTGTTAATCCTCTCTTTAATACGCCGTCTTTAA
- a CDS encoding IS110 family transposase, whose protein sequence is MEVVYERCCGLDVHKKKVVACLITPGEKQLKQEIRTFGTMTEDLEGLRGWLLENGVTAVAMESTGVYWKPIYNILEGQIPELILINPEHFKALKGKKTDCKDAVWLAELLRHGLLAGSFIPPKEIRELRELTRYRAALVAEHSREVQRVQKQLENSNIKLSSVATDIMGVSGREILKAMLNGNEDPKELAQMARGKLRKKIPELEKALEGKIEEHTRLLLKQQLEHLEFLEQQIEELNAEIEKRMEPFFEEAGRLAEVNGIKKEAAQDIIAEIGVDMTPFPDADHLASWAGVCPGNNESAGKRKSGKTRKGNQHLRAILVQCSWAAIRTKDSYLSAKYRRLAPRLGKKKALLAIAHSLIKIIYHLLKDKAHYQDPGPNYYTKEERERRIRRLVKQIEAQGYTVTLEEKPSVA, encoded by the coding sequence ATGGAAGTAGTGTATGAACGCTGCTGTGGGCTAGATGTCCACAAGAAAAAGGTAGTGGCGTGTCTGATCACGCCAGGAGAAAAACAACTAAAACAAGAAATAAGAACCTTTGGCACCATGACCGAAGACTTAGAAGGGTTACGGGGATGGCTTTTAGAAAACGGAGTTACTGCCGTAGCCATGGAAAGCACCGGAGTATATTGGAAACCGATATACAACATTTTAGAAGGCCAAATACCAGAATTAATATTGATCAACCCCGAACACTTTAAAGCCTTAAAGGGGAAGAAAACCGACTGCAAAGACGCGGTGTGGCTAGCCGAACTTTTAAGGCATGGCCTGCTAGCAGGAAGCTTTATCCCGCCGAAAGAAATAAGGGAATTAAGGGAGTTAACCAGGTATAGGGCGGCTTTGGTAGCAGAACACAGCCGCGAGGTGCAAAGGGTCCAAAAGCAGCTAGAAAACAGCAATATCAAATTAAGTTCAGTAGCCACAGATATCATGGGCGTATCAGGGCGAGAGATACTAAAAGCGATGCTTAACGGGAACGAAGATCCAAAAGAACTAGCGCAAATGGCCAGGGGGAAATTACGCAAGAAGATACCAGAACTAGAAAAAGCCCTGGAGGGGAAAATAGAAGAACATACCCGGCTATTGTTGAAACAACAACTAGAGCACCTGGAGTTTTTAGAGCAACAAATCGAAGAACTAAATGCCGAAATCGAAAAAAGGATGGAGCCTTTTTTCGAAGAAGCGGGGAGACTAGCTGAAGTAAACGGCATAAAAAAAGAAGCAGCCCAGGATATAATTGCCGAAATAGGCGTCGACATGACCCCCTTTCCTGATGCTGACCATTTAGCCTCATGGGCAGGGGTCTGTCCCGGTAACAACGAAAGTGCCGGTAAACGAAAGAGTGGGAAAACCCGTAAAGGAAATCAACACTTAAGAGCAATATTAGTCCAATGTTCCTGGGCCGCAATACGAACAAAAGACAGCTATCTCTCCGCGAAATATCGTCGATTAGCGCCACGACTAGGCAAGAAAAAAGCCCTGCTAGCCATCGCCCATAGTCTGATAAAAATTATCTACCATCTCCTAAAAGATAAAGCCCATTACCAGGATCCAGGACCAAACTACTATACCAAAGAAGAACGAGAACGCCGAATAAGGCGGTTAGTAAAGCAAATAGAAGCCCAAGGTTACACAGTAACTCTAGAAGAAAAGCCTTCTGTTGCCTAG
- a CDS encoding M23 family metallopeptidase, protein MKGSRRDRYFTLMLVPEGRRGVYRYLLPAWFFQVAVVMAILLIIALITAAGAVYHLHKRVAELRVIDQINASQAAQIMQLEEQARALQEKIQGIDELDARVRSLLGLGQGGGGRPSEASRGGRLRPREQEQTLNQVRSILNGVARETPRQEVKLKELAREMEQHLAYLAALPSHWPVRGPVSSPFGYRDSPFGRREEFHEGIDIAAAYGAEVQAAGNGRVVFAGWMPVYGRAIIIDHGYGLTSMYGHNSELLVKTGEQVVRGQPIARVGSSGRSTGPHLHFQVKLYDQLQDPLKYLSGGAPHGG, encoded by the coding sequence TTGAAGGGTAGCCGGCGTGATCGTTACTTTACGCTAATGCTTGTCCCGGAAGGGCGCCGGGGAGTTTATCGCTATTTACTCCCGGCATGGTTTTTCCAGGTCGCGGTCGTAATGGCCATACTGCTTATTATAGCCTTAATTACAGCCGCAGGAGCAGTATATCACCTGCACAAAAGGGTTGCCGAGCTTAGAGTTATTGACCAGATCAATGCCAGCCAGGCCGCCCAGATTATGCAACTGGAGGAACAGGCCAGGGCTTTACAGGAAAAAATCCAGGGCATCGACGAACTGGATGCCCGGGTAAGGTCCTTGCTGGGCCTGGGCCAGGGAGGCGGTGGGCGCCCCAGTGAAGCTTCCCGGGGTGGCCGTTTAAGACCACGGGAACAGGAACAAACTTTAAACCAGGTACGTTCTATCCTGAACGGCGTAGCCCGGGAAACTCCCCGCCAGGAGGTCAAACTCAAAGAACTGGCCCGGGAAATGGAACAGCACCTGGCTTACCTGGCAGCCCTGCCCTCCCACTGGCCGGTAAGGGGGCCGGTTTCTTCCCCTTTTGGCTACCGGGATTCCCCCTTTGGCCGGCGGGAAGAATTTCATGAAGGCATTGATATTGCCGCTGCCTATGGCGCGGAGGTCCAGGCTGCTGGCAACGGCCGGGTGGTTTTTGCCGGCTGGATGCCGGTTTATGGACGTGCCATTATCATTGATCACGGCTATGGGCTAACAAGTATGTATGGCCATAATTCTGAACTCTTAGTTAAAACGGGAGAACAGGTAGTGCGCGGCCAGCCTATCGCCAGGGTGGGCAGCAGCGGTCGCAGTACCGGTCCCCACTTGCACTTTCAAGTGAAACTATATGACCAGTTACAGGATCCCTTAAAATATCTTTCGGGAGGAGCCCCTCATGGGGGCTGA
- a CDS encoding bactofilin family protein → MLGKKNDAVAATVDTVIGKGAKITGKLVAEGAVRIDGNLEGEVSTEGDLVVGESGQVVATVRARNLLVVGAIKGDVVTTGQLEIAPTGKVEGDVQTVRLIVEPGGLLQGHCQMPLAADS, encoded by the coding sequence GTGCTGGGGAAAAAGAATGACGCCGTTGCGGCAACGGTAGATACGGTCATTGGTAAGGGGGCTAAAATAACCGGCAAACTGGTGGCGGAAGGCGCCGTCCGCATCGACGGTAATTTGGAAGGCGAGGTAAGTACCGAGGGTGACCTGGTGGTCGGGGAAAGCGGCCAGGTGGTAGCCACGGTCAGGGCCCGCAACCTGCTGGTGGTGGGAGCCATCAAAGGCGATGTAGTAACCACAGGTCAACTGGAAATTGCCCCGACGGGCAAGGTGGAGGGCGATGTCCAGACGGTGCGGCTGATTGTCGAACCCGGCGGTTTGCTCCAGGGCCACTGCCAGATGCCCTTAGCGGCCGACTCCTAG
- a CDS encoding phosphoribosyltransferase, producing the protein MLFKDRHDAGCRLARALQVYRGQQPLVLAVPRGGVVVAAPIVAALAGEVDLIIPRKVGLPGNPELAVAAVAPNGTVLYNEPVMRSLNLLPADLKDLIGRELAEIKRRLEVYRGHESEPEITGRVVIVVDDGIATGLTIEAALQSVKQANPGRLVLAVPVAPPETVARLRPLVGDLICLATPAPFYAVGQFYEDFSQVSDDEVENILAKFKRAS; encoded by the coding sequence ATGCTCTTTAAAGATCGCCACGATGCCGGTTGCCGGCTGGCCAGGGCCCTGCAGGTTTACCGGGGCCAGCAACCCCTGGTGCTGGCCGTGCCCAGGGGTGGGGTGGTAGTCGCCGCGCCCATCGTCGCGGCCCTGGCAGGGGAAGTGGATTTGATTATCCCCCGCAAAGTGGGCCTGCCGGGCAATCCGGAACTGGCTGTAGCCGCCGTGGCGCCGAACGGTACAGTTTTATACAACGAACCCGTTATGCGCTCTTTAAATCTGCTGCCGGCCGATCTTAAAGACCTCATCGGGCGGGAATTGGCAGAAATCAAACGGCGGCTGGAGGTTTACCGGGGTCATGAAAGTGAACCGGAAATCACCGGAAGGGTTGTTATTGTAGTAGATGACGGTATTGCTACCGGCCTGACTATAGAGGCGGCCTTGCAATCGGTAAAGCAGGCCAACCCCGGGCGGCTGGTCCTGGCCGTACCGGTGGCCCCGCCGGAAACCGTGGCACGCCTGCGGCCTCTCGTAGGAGACTTAATCTGCCTGGCAACTCCGGCGCCCTTTTACGCCGTGGGCCAGTTCTATGAAGATTTCAGCCAGGTTTCAGATGACGAGGTGGAAAATATTTTAGCGAAGTTCAAACGTGCTTCCTGA